Proteins found in one Haloferax litoreum genomic segment:
- a CDS encoding FAD-binding protein — MYEHDVIVVGAGGAGLRAAIAAHEEGADVAIVSKLHPVRSHTGAAEGGINAALREADSWEDHAYDTMKGSDYLADAPAAETLCKDSPKETIKLEHWGMAFSRDDDGRVSQRPFGGLSFPRTTYAGAETGHQLLHTMYEQLVKRGIKVYDEWHVTRLAVSDEERPEDRTCHGIVAYDVQTGKIEGFRARNGVILATGGLGQVYDHTTNAVANTGDGVAMAYRAGVPMEDMEFIQFHPTTLPSTGVLITEGVRGEGGILYNENGERFMFEYGYANNLGELASRDVVSRAELTEVNEGRGIEDEYVHLDMRHLGEERIIDRLENIIHLSEDFEGVNPLDAPMPVKPGQHYAMGGVETDENGETCITGLYAAGECACASVHGGNRLGGNALPELIVFGKRAGHHAAGKDMEEAKITTGKVGDYEEAELESPVQLGEVGIGEDVVADGGAAADSGASVSGADLVQRTVEDERETVDALLEKEDGIQHAEIRERVQKSMTRNVNVFREEEALKDALRDIREARELYQDVYVGDKSRTFNTDLLQTLETRNILDIAEGITLGALARNEFRGAHWRKEYQERRDEEWLKHTLLSWNDGEPELWYKPVILEGENKTYEPKVRSY; from the coding sequence ATGTACGAACACGACGTTATCGTAGTCGGCGCGGGCGGGGCAGGCCTGCGCGCGGCTATCGCGGCACACGAGGAAGGAGCCGACGTGGCCATCGTGTCGAAGCTTCACCCGGTCCGAAGTCACACGGGCGCGGCCGAGGGCGGCATCAACGCCGCACTCCGCGAGGCCGACTCGTGGGAGGACCACGCCTACGACACGATGAAGGGCTCGGACTATCTCGCCGACGCACCGGCGGCCGAGACCCTCTGTAAGGACAGTCCGAAAGAGACCATCAAACTCGAACACTGGGGGATGGCGTTCTCCCGTGACGACGACGGACGCGTCAGTCAGCGCCCGTTCGGTGGCCTCTCGTTCCCGCGGACGACCTACGCGGGCGCAGAGACCGGTCACCAGTTGCTCCACACGATGTACGAGCAACTCGTCAAGCGCGGCATCAAAGTCTACGACGAGTGGCACGTGACGCGACTCGCCGTCTCCGACGAAGAGCGGCCGGAAGACCGGACCTGTCACGGCATCGTTGCCTACGACGTACAGACCGGAAAAATCGAAGGCTTCCGCGCCCGCAACGGCGTCATCCTCGCCACCGGTGGCCTCGGACAGGTGTACGACCACACGACCAACGCTGTCGCCAACACCGGTGACGGTGTCGCGATGGCCTACCGCGCCGGCGTCCCGATGGAGGATATGGAGTTCATCCAGTTCCACCCGACGACGCTCCCCTCGACTGGTGTCCTCATCACCGAGGGTGTCCGCGGTGAGGGCGGTATCCTCTACAACGAGAACGGCGAACGCTTCATGTTCGAGTACGGGTACGCCAACAACCTCGGCGAACTCGCCTCCCGTGACGTCGTCTCCCGCGCCGAACTGACGGAAGTCAACGAAGGCCGCGGTATCGAAGACGAGTACGTCCACCTCGACATGCGCCACCTCGGCGAAGAGCGCATCATCGACCGTCTCGAGAACATCATCCACCTCTCAGAGGACTTCGAGGGCGTCAACCCACTCGACGCACCGATGCCGGTCAAACCCGGCCAGCACTACGCGATGGGTGGCGTCGAAACCGACGAGAACGGCGAGACGTGTATCACCGGTCTCTACGCCGCAGGTGAGTGTGCCTGTGCGTCCGTCCACGGCGGCAACCGCCTCGGCGGCAACGCACTCCCCGAACTCATCGTCTTCGGGAAGCGCGCCGGCCACCACGCCGCAGGCAAGGACATGGAAGAAGCCAAGATTACGACCGGCAAGGTCGGCGACTACGAGGAAGCCGAGCTCGAATCGCCGGTCCAACTCGGTGAAGTCGGTATCGGCGAGGACGTCGTCGCCGACGGCGGCGCAGCGGCCGACTCCGGTGCCTCCGTCTCCGGTGCCGACCTCGTCCAACGTACCGTCGAAGACGAGCGTGAGACCGTCGACGCACTGCTGGAGAAAGAAGACGGTATCCAGCACGCCGAGATTCGCGAACGCGTCCAGAAGTCGATGACGCGCAACGTGAACGTCTTCCGTGAAGAAGAGGCCCTCAAGGACGCACTCCGCGACATCCGCGAGGCCCGCGAACTCTATCAGGACGTCTACGTGGGCGACAAGTCTCGGACGTTCAACACGGACCTCCTCCAGACGCTGGAGACGCGGAACATCCTCGATATCGCCGAAGGCATCACGCTCGGTGCACTCGCGCGCAACGAGTTCCGCGGTGCCCACTGGCGCAAGGAGTACCAGGAACGCCGCGACGAAGAGTGGCTCAAGCACACGCTGCTCTCGTGGAACGACGGCGAACCCGAACTCTGGTACAAGCCGGTCATCCTCGAAGGCGAGAACAAGACGTACGAACCGAAGGTCCGGAGCTACTAA
- a CDS encoding succinate dehydrogenase/fumarate reductase iron-sulfur subunit, whose translation MSTQVPEHVEDESSAESVSPGKQKRDQKKRERAQRIQEQREAEAAEKARSEDDTYHLKVFRYDPEVPEKQEPRFDDFYVPYKQGMTVLDALMWARDHYDSSLTFRHSCRQAICGSDALFVNGSQRLGCKTQLSDLAEPVRIEPLPHADVVKDLVVDMEHFYDQMEAVEPYFQTNSLPDGELDEQRQTRENREKVKMSTRCIWCSACMSSCNIAAGDNEYLGPAAINKAYRFAMDEREGEDMKQRRLEILEQEHGVWRCQTQFSCTEVCPKDIPLTEHIQELKREAIKNNLKFW comes from the coding sequence ATGAGTACGCAAGTTCCCGAACACGTCGAAGACGAATCGTCCGCTGAATCCGTCTCACCCGGCAAACAGAAGCGCGACCAGAAGAAGCGCGAACGTGCGCAGCGAATCCAAGAGCAGCGTGAGGCCGAAGCGGCCGAGAAAGCGCGCTCCGAGGACGACACGTACCACCTCAAGGTCTTCCGGTACGACCCCGAGGTGCCAGAGAAGCAAGAACCACGCTTCGACGACTTCTACGTCCCGTACAAACAGGGGATGACGGTCCTCGACGCCCTCATGTGGGCGCGCGACCACTACGATTCCTCGCTCACCTTCCGGCACTCCTGCCGGCAGGCAATCTGTGGGTCCGACGCACTGTTCGTCAACGGGTCGCAGCGACTCGGCTGTAAGACGCAGTTGTCGGACCTCGCGGAACCCGTCCGCATCGAACCGCTCCCGCACGCCGACGTGGTCAAGGACCTCGTCGTCGACATGGAGCACTTCTACGACCAGATGGAAGCGGTCGAACCGTACTTCCAGACGAACTCGCTTCCCGACGGCGAACTCGACGAACAGCGCCAGACGCGCGAGAACCGCGAGAAGGTCAAAATGTCGACGCGCTGTATCTGGTGTAGTGCCTGTATGTCCTCGTGTAACATCGCGGCCGGCGACAACGAGTACCTCGGCCCGGCGGCCATCAACAAGGCCTACCGCTTCGCGATGGACGAACGCGAAGGTGAGGACATGAAGCAGCGTCGCCTCGAGATTCTCGAGCAGGAACACGGTGTCTGGCGCTGCCAGACGCAGTTCTCCTGTACCGAGGTGTGCCCGAAGGACATCCCCCTGACCGAGCACATCCAGGAACTCAAGCGTGAGGCAATCAAGAACAACCTGAAGTTCTGGTGA
- a CDS encoding succinate dehydrogenase hydrophobic membrane anchor subunit, whose product MAERYTSFEPGGRRWLWQRLTAAFLVVVLAFHFFLLHFLNHADEVTFALSQARMEQLTYFSLMILFLITATFHGVNGVYNALVNMGLSGSRKTAVKAILGVASLVLIVQGVRTALAWAGGVPI is encoded by the coding sequence ATGGCAGAACGATACACGTCCTTCGAACCGGGCGGACGCCGGTGGCTGTGGCAGCGCCTCACCGCCGCGTTCCTCGTCGTCGTATTGGCGTTCCACTTCTTCCTGCTTCACTTCCTGAACCACGCGGACGAAGTGACGTTCGCCCTCTCGCAGGCGCGGATGGAGCAGTTGACGTACTTCTCGCTGATGATTCTGTTCCTCATCACCGCGACGTTCCACGGCGTCAACGGCGTCTACAACGCCCTCGTCAACATGGGCCTGTCGGGCTCCCGGAAGACGGCGGTTAAGGCGATTCTCGGTGTCGCGAGCCTCGTCCTCATCGTGCAGGGCGTCCGCACCGCACTCGCGTGGGCCGGAGGTGTCCCCATCTAA
- the sdhC gene encoding succinate dehydrogenase, cytochrome b556 subunit: MSQSYNRGLIEDFSRWREFSAGMWAWIFHKFTGWVLVGYLFTHIAVLSTALSGAAAYTNTIQALESLLVVRILEVGLLAVAVFHILNGLRLLFVDLGVGLEAQDQSFYASLILTGVIVIASVPTFLSGVSI; this comes from the coding sequence ATGAGTCAGTCTTACAATCGGGGCCTCATCGAGGACTTCAGTCGATGGCGGGAGTTCTCGGCCGGCATGTGGGCCTGGATCTTCCACAAGTTCACCGGCTGGGTGCTTGTGGGATACTTATTCACCCACATCGCCGTCTTATCGACGGCCCTCTCGGGCGCGGCGGCGTACACGAACACGATTCAGGCACTGGAGAGCCTTCTCGTCGTACGCATCCTCGAAGTTGGACTGCTCGCTGTGGCGGTGTTCCACATCCTCAATGGGCTGCGACTGCTGTTCGTCGACCTGGGCGTCGGCTTGGAAGCACAGGACCAGAGCTTCTACGCCTCGCTCATCCTAACGGGTGTCATCGTCATCGCGAGCGTTCCAACCTTCCTCTCTGGGGTGAGCATCTAA
- a CDS encoding succinylglutamate desuccinylase/aspartoacylase family protein, producing MADNEAFTYNGGKVEPGETQDIRYGISETYLGDPVRIPVTIINGERPGPTVFLSAAAHGDELNGIEVVREVAYEWDLADLAGTLVCMPVMNVPAFLAQQRYLPIYDRDLNRSFPGSETSTGAKRMAHRIYQNFIAPCDLGIDFHTSTRGRTNMLHVRADMSDPAVARLANAFGSHVIIDSSGSDGMLRTEASNRGTPAITVEMGEAHRFQRELIDEALAGVESVFAEYGLRETSTVNWPGWRTVISDENEKTWLRADAGGIVDMHHERGALVHRGDRICTITNPFKDDNVTVVAPFTGLLVGVLENPVVYPGNPLCHLVELKDNVRRVVEREQSASPESPV from the coding sequence ATGGCCGACAACGAGGCCTTCACCTACAACGGAGGGAAGGTCGAGCCGGGTGAGACACAAGACATCCGGTACGGCATCTCGGAGACGTATCTCGGTGACCCGGTCCGCATCCCCGTCACCATCATCAACGGGGAGAGACCGGGACCGACAGTCTTCCTCTCCGCCGCCGCCCACGGAGACGAATTAAACGGCATCGAAGTCGTCCGCGAGGTGGCCTACGAGTGGGACCTCGCGGACCTCGCGGGGACCCTCGTCTGCATGCCGGTGATGAACGTCCCCGCGTTCCTCGCCCAGCAGCGATACCTCCCTATCTACGACCGCGACCTGAACCGGTCGTTCCCCGGGTCGGAGACGTCGACGGGAGCGAAACGAATGGCTCACCGAATCTATCAGAACTTCATCGCCCCCTGTGACCTCGGTATCGACTTTCACACGTCCACGCGTGGGCGAACGAACATGTTGCACGTCCGTGCCGACATGTCCGACCCCGCAGTGGCACGCCTCGCCAACGCCTTCGGGTCGCACGTCATCATCGACAGTTCCGGGAGCGATGGGATGCTCCGTACCGAAGCGTCCAACCGCGGCACGCCGGCGATTACCGTCGAGATGGGCGAAGCACACCGGTTCCAGCGCGAACTCATCGACGAGGCACTCGCGGGCGTCGAGAGCGTCTTCGCGGAGTACGGCCTCCGTGAAACGTCGACAGTCAACTGGCCCGGGTGGCGCACCGTCATCTCCGACGAGAACGAGAAGACGTGGCTCCGCGCCGACGCAGGAGGCATCGTCGACATGCACCACGAACGCGGCGCACTCGTTCACCGAGGCGACCGTATCTGTACCATCACCAACCCGTTCAAAGACGACAACGTCACCGTCGTCGCGCCGTTCACCGGACTGCTCGTCGGTGTCCTCGAAAACCCCGTCGTGTACCCCGGAAATCCGCTGTGCCACCTCGTCGAACTGAAGGACAACGTTCGGCGCGTCGTGGAGCGTGAACAGTCCGCATCGCCCGAATCGCCCGTGTGA
- a CDS encoding putative ATP-dependent zinc protease: MSTNNSDEVRVGVLSLHNSKETKAILNAVEDLGHEPVWLRRENAAVSIEDGEVTVEPEVDIIANRLLLSNTEEPAELLGLATTFNRIRPMLNEPDAVLAAIHKFATAATLANWNIKVPDALLALSNDRLNKGRERFGEVGVYKSAIGTHGGGTWKVDLTEPVNPKVGNRQAFLQELIDHDDQRHRDLRVYIVDGEIVGAMYRYAPDGDWRTNVALGGEVLNATDEMPEEARETALYTAEVMEMDYVGVDLVESDDGWFVLEANPTAGFKGLYEATGKSPAPYIAKLAIERAGGEVDEKRVEELSATLDDSVPSCAPAESPIFNGEAPLIGYIEEVVVNGTKGSQQTLAKSDTGATRTSIDTSLAAEIGAGPIKSMTRVKSGSLKRGKARPVVDLVIGIGGTQHTVTASVEDRSHMDYPLLLGRDILEHYRVDVRRRANADRDDENDEEEEMLEE, encoded by the coding sequence ATGTCCACCAACAACAGCGACGAAGTACGTGTTGGGGTTCTTTCACTCCACAACAGCAAGGAGACGAAAGCAATCCTGAACGCAGTTGAGGACCTCGGCCACGAACCGGTCTGGCTCCGACGTGAGAACGCGGCAGTCAGTATCGAGGACGGCGAGGTGACAGTCGAACCTGAGGTGGACATCATCGCGAATCGACTTCTCCTCTCGAACACCGAGGAACCGGCCGAACTGCTCGGCCTCGCGACGACGTTCAACCGCATCCGACCGATGCTCAACGAACCGGACGCGGTTCTCGCGGCGATTCACAAGTTCGCCACGGCCGCGACGCTCGCCAACTGGAACATCAAAGTCCCGGACGCGCTTCTCGCACTCTCGAACGACCGACTCAACAAGGGCCGAGAGCGATTCGGAGAAGTCGGCGTCTACAAGTCCGCCATCGGGACGCACGGCGGCGGCACGTGGAAGGTCGACCTGACCGAACCGGTCAATCCGAAGGTCGGCAACCGGCAGGCGTTCCTTCAGGAACTCATCGACCACGACGACCAGCGACACCGTGACCTGCGCGTCTACATCGTCGACGGCGAAATCGTCGGTGCGATGTACCGCTATGCGCCGGACGGCGACTGGCGAACGAACGTCGCCCTCGGTGGTGAGGTACTCAACGCGACGGACGAGATGCCCGAAGAAGCCCGCGAAACCGCGCTCTACACGGCCGAAGTCATGGAGATGGACTACGTCGGCGTCGACTTGGTCGAGAGCGACGACGGCTGGTTTGTCCTCGAAGCCAACCCGACTGCCGGGTTCAAAGGACTCTACGAAGCGACGGGCAAGAGTCCCGCGCCGTACATCGCCAAACTCGCTATCGAGCGCGCCGGCGGCGAAGTCGACGAGAAACGTGTCGAGGAACTCTCGGCCACGCTCGACGACTCCGTGCCGTCCTGCGCACCGGCCGAGTCCCCCATCTTCAACGGCGAAGCACCCCTCATCGGCTACATCGAGGAAGTCGTCGTCAACGGGACCAAAGGCTCCCAGCAGACGCTCGCCAAATCAGACACGGGTGCGACCCGGACGAGCATCGACACGAGTCTCGCCGCCGAAATCGGTGCCGGCCCAATCAAGAGCATGACGCGCGTGAAGTCCGGCAGTCTCAAGCGCGGGAAGGCCCGCCCTGTGGTGGACCTCGTCATCGGTATCGGCGGTACCCAGCACACGGTGACTGCGAGCGTCGAAGACCGCTCGCACATGGACTACCCGCTCCTCCTCGGCCGCGACATCCTCGAACACTACCGCGTGGACGTTCGCCGCCGCGCCAACGCTGACCGCGACGACGAGAACGACGAAGAAGAAGAGATGCTCGAAGAGTAG
- a CDS encoding DNA-3-methyladenine glycosylase family protein, which produces MSDDAYQALRTDPHLGSVVEDHGPVTLDPANDPFERLVVSIVNQQLSTTAAATIRDRLFDRVEVTPAGVLAADEDVLRDCGLSGQKVGYVRNVAEAFQGDLSADALHVMSDDEVIDALTEIRGVGVWTAKMFLIFVLAREDVFPVEDLGIRRGMEHVFGVETDALSRGEMAERAETWTPYRSYASLYLWRSVD; this is translated from the coding sequence ATGAGTGACGACGCCTATCAGGCACTCCGAACCGACCCACACCTCGGCAGTGTCGTCGAAGACCACGGCCCCGTGACACTCGACCCAGCGAACGACCCGTTCGAGCGACTGGTCGTCTCTATCGTCAACCAGCAACTCTCGACGACTGCCGCCGCGACGATTCGTGACCGCCTGTTCGACCGTGTCGAGGTCACACCCGCTGGCGTCCTCGCGGCAGACGAAGACGTGCTTCGGGACTGTGGTCTCTCCGGCCAGAAAGTGGGCTACGTCCGCAACGTGGCCGAAGCGTTTCAGGGCGACCTGTCCGCGGACGCACTCCACGTGATGAGCGACGACGAGGTAATCGACGCACTGACCGAGATTCGCGGCGTCGGCGTCTGGACGGCGAAGATGTTTCTCATCTTCGTGCTCGCGCGTGAGGACGTGTTCCCCGTGGAGGACCTAGGGATTCGGCGCGGGATGGAACACGTCTTCGGCGTCGAAACCGACGCCCTCTCGCGAGGGGAGATGGCCGAACGCGCCGAGACGTGGACGCCGTACCGAAGTTACGCCAGTCTCTACCTCTGGCGGAGCGTTGACTGA
- a CDS encoding 3-hydroxyacyl-CoA dehydrogenase/enoyl-CoA hydratase family protein, with the protein MKVDDINTITVLGAGNMGHGIAEVAALAGYTVVLRDIKDEFVQKGYEQIEWSLNKLAEKDRLSQEDADAAFDRVTPVVDLEEAVADADVVIEAVPEKMSIKKDVYTDLEEYAPDHTVFATNTSSLSITELSEVTERPERFCGMHFFNPPVRMDLVEVISGAHTADETLVLVEDLAEKMGKTPVRVRKDSPGFIVNRILVPLMNEAAWIVHSGDATMAEVDATTKYDMGLPMGSFELADYVGIDVGYHVLEYMHEVLGDAYKPCPLLSEKVEEGNLGQKTGKGFYDYEDGEGAQVPHDEGKESVKNRLLGVMANEVAGLVGNDVAHAEAIDRAVKLGGRFPDGPAKMADNEGIATLVGTLDKLHDETGEDRYEAVEYLRDLAKSGEGFYGGEAEGEAELAFDDIRVDVREGVGHITLDRPHRMNTISTELMDELSEALDVLADDDDVRAVLLTGAGDRAFSAGADVTSIAAGGADPVSGVELSRKGQQTFGKLEDLDKPVVAGIDGFCLGGGMELSMCADLRIATERSEFGQPEHNLGLLPGWGGTVRLQRIVGTGRAKEIIFTAERYDAATMADYGFVNEVVGNDDFEDAAFEYAKQFAQGPPVAQRYTKRAMHNGWEDTESGLEVEAQAFGLLFTTSDLMEGIAAFTSDRDPEFTGE; encoded by the coding sequence ATGAAGGTAGACGATATCAACACCATCACTGTTCTCGGAGCAGGCAACATGGGCCACGGCATCGCGGAAGTCGCCGCCCTCGCCGGGTACACCGTCGTCCTCCGAGACATCAAAGACGAGTTCGTCCAGAAAGGCTACGAGCAAATCGAGTGGTCGCTGAACAAACTCGCCGAGAAAGACCGACTCTCGCAGGAAGACGCTGACGCCGCGTTCGACCGCGTCACACCGGTCGTCGACCTCGAAGAGGCAGTTGCAGACGCCGACGTCGTCATCGAGGCCGTTCCCGAGAAGATGTCCATCAAGAAGGACGTGTACACGGACCTCGAAGAGTACGCACCGGACCACACCGTCTTCGCGACGAACACGTCCAGTCTCTCTATCACCGAACTTTCGGAAGTCACCGAGCGACCCGAGCGCTTCTGCGGGATGCACTTCTTCAACCCGCCGGTGCGCATGGACCTCGTCGAGGTCATCTCCGGCGCGCACACCGCCGACGAAACGCTCGTCCTCGTCGAGGACCTCGCAGAGAAGATGGGCAAGACGCCCGTCCGCGTCCGCAAGGACAGTCCCGGGTTCATCGTCAACCGCATCCTCGTCCCACTGATGAACGAAGCAGCGTGGATTGTCCACTCCGGTGACGCGACGATGGCCGAAGTCGACGCCACGACGAAGTACGACATGGGCCTCCCGATGGGGAGTTTCGAACTCGCCGACTACGTCGGCATCGACGTGGGCTATCACGTCCTCGAGTACATGCACGAGGTGCTCGGTGACGCGTACAAGCCGTGCCCACTCCTCTCCGAGAAGGTCGAAGAGGGCAACCTCGGCCAGAAGACCGGGAAAGGGTTCTACGACTACGAAGACGGCGAGGGTGCGCAGGTTCCCCACGACGAAGGCAAGGAGTCCGTGAAGAACCGCCTGCTCGGCGTCATGGCGAACGAAGTCGCCGGCCTCGTCGGGAACGACGTCGCCCACGCCGAAGCAATCGACCGCGCCGTCAAACTCGGCGGACGCTTCCCCGACGGCCCAGCCAAGATGGCCGACAACGAGGGTATCGCCACGCTCGTCGGCACGCTCGACAAACTCCACGATGAGACGGGCGAGGACCGCTACGAGGCCGTCGAGTACCTCCGTGACCTCGCCAAATCTGGCGAGGGCTTCTACGGTGGCGAAGCAGAAGGTGAGGCGGAACTCGCCTTCGACGACATCCGCGTCGACGTTCGCGAGGGCGTCGGCCACATCACGCTCGACCGACCACACCGCATGAACACCATCAGTACAGAACTGATGGACGAACTCTCGGAGGCGCTGGACGTCCTCGCGGACGACGACGACGTTCGCGCCGTCCTCCTCACCGGCGCAGGTGACCGCGCGTTCTCGGCAGGTGCCGACGTGACGAGCATCGCCGCAGGTGGTGCAGACCCCGTCAGCGGCGTCGAACTCTCGCGCAAGGGCCAGCAGACCTTCGGCAAACTCGAAGACCTCGACAAGCCGGTCGTCGCCGGCATCGACGGCTTCTGTCTCGGCGGCGGGATGGAACTCTCGATGTGCGCTGACCTTCGTATCGCCACCGAGCGCTCCGAGTTCGGCCAACCCGAACACAACCTCGGCCTGCTCCCCGGATGGGGCGGCACTGTCCGCCTCCAGCGAATCGTCGGCACCGGCCGTGCGAAGGAGATTATCTTCACCGCCGAGCGCTACGACGCGGCGACGATGGCCGACTACGGCTTCGTGAACGAAGTCGTCGGCAACGACGACTTCGAAGACGCGGCGTTCGAGTACGCCAAGCAGTTCGCACAGGGGCCGCCAGTCGCACAGCGCTACACGAAGCGCGCGATGCACAACGGGTGGGAAGACACCGAGTCTGGCCTTGAAGTCGAGGCACAGGCGTTCGGCCTCCTGTTTACCACCTCCGACCTGATGGAGGGTATCGCGGCGTTCACGAGCGACCGCGACCCTGAGTTCACGGGCGAGTAA
- a CDS encoding cupin domain-containing protein has product MKVAKDAVPTRIDSPVAVARQQPDFGDTTGYGTLGAEYFTLAQGTDITPLLKGLKDDLCQAPHWGYVVSGALTVTYSDGSNEADETGDLFYWPPGHTVRADEDTDFVLFSPQHEHGEVMDQIQRNMEQSS; this is encoded by the coding sequence ATGAAAGTCGCAAAAGACGCCGTACCGACCAGAATCGACAGCCCTGTCGCCGTCGCCCGCCAACAACCGGATTTCGGAGACACGACTGGTTACGGGACACTCGGAGCAGAGTACTTCACACTCGCACAGGGAACCGACATCACACCACTTCTCAAGGGGCTGAAAGATGACCTCTGCCAGGCCCCTCACTGGGGATACGTGGTGAGCGGGGCGCTCACCGTCACATATTCCGATGGAAGCAACGAAGCCGACGAAACCGGAGACCTGTTCTACTGGCCACCGGGACATACTGTCCGGGCCGATGAAGACACGGATTTCGTTCTGTTCAGCCCTCAGCACGAACACGGGGAAGTGATGGATCAAATCCAGAGGAACATGGAACAGAGTTCGTAA
- a CDS encoding DUF5789 family protein: MTGNNRGQDENPDDEQRQQPERKREEVRDRAREPRAMSGDPGGRLGGLDAVLEAQDYPITTDELVEAYGDYEIETQGGTESLEEVLGPTHNQTYDSADDVRSRILGLIHR, translated from the coding sequence ATGACTGGCAACAATCGGGGCCAAGACGAGAACCCAGACGACGAACAGCGACAACAGCCAGAGCGGAAGCGAGAGGAGGTACGCGACCGCGCTCGTGAACCCCGAGCGATGAGCGGCGACCCTGGTGGGCGGCTTGGTGGTCTTGATGCGGTACTCGAAGCCCAGGACTACCCAATCACGACCGATGAATTGGTCGAGGCCTATGGCGACTACGAGATCGAAACGCAGGGCGGGACGGAATCCCTCGAAGAAGTGCTCGGACCAACACATAACCAAACGTACGACTCCGCCGATGACGTCCGAAGCCGGATACTTGGCCTGATACACCGTTGA
- a CDS encoding DUF7539 family protein: MAEFPDERQIVLRARSQLDQWTRDARREAYAELFEGDRPILTEAELRLLDALDSELEREGGDGVWGTDQYGIHTAGTSSSDTSLGVVCVYHPQITKDSVLRGRDELDDETEERLNAALWRYSERVATLIEAKLDEFIRRTQQ, encoded by the coding sequence ATGGCAGAGTTCCCTGACGAGCGACAGATCGTACTGCGTGCGCGGTCTCAGTTAGATCAATGGACGAGAGATGCCCGGAGGGAGGCATACGCTGAACTGTTCGAAGGCGACCGACCAATCCTCACCGAAGCGGAACTCCGTCTGCTCGACGCGCTCGATTCCGAGCTGGAGCGAGAGGGCGGCGATGGTGTCTGGGGAACTGACCAGTACGGAATCCATACGGCTGGGACATCGAGTTCTGACACCTCCCTTGGTGTAGTCTGTGTCTATCACCCACAAATCACTAAGGACTCTGTCCTTCGGGGGCGAGACGAACTTGACGACGAGACCGAAGAGCGACTCAATGCAGCGCTCTGGCGATATAGCGAACGGGTTGCGACCCTCATCGAAGCAAAACTCGACGAGTTCATCCGCCGAACACAGCAGTAA